The Coprobacter tertius genome has a window encoding:
- a CDS encoding bifunctional UDP-N-acetylmuramoyl-tripeptide:D-alanyl-D-alanine ligase/alanine racemase, translated as MNYPISEIVRLIKADNADLFQYTISELLTDSRSLTFPEETLFFALVTSRNDGHRYIDDLYRKGVRNFVISKDIENVEKMPEANFLRVHDTLEALQNLVAAHRKRFNIPVIGVTGSNGKTIVKEWLYQLLHEDYNMVRSPRSYNSQIGVPLSVWQINDATELAVIEAGISQPGEMINLEDIIRPTVGVITNIGNAHQEGFSSVEEKCIEKLVLFKNADSIIYNGDSPVIFDAVEKLCMGTREIAWSHRDKNSPLYIIKIIKNEASTTVKYSYLQYESEFTIPFVEDASVENAIHCLAVMLYLGKTSSEIAARMLLLEPVAMRLEVKEGRNNCLLINDTYNSDINSLEIALDFQMRRSGAAGMKRTLILSDLLQTGMMPSTLYRKVSQLISHKGIDRLIGIGPEISSCERFFGMETEFYVSTDAFLQSGGAERFSNELVLIKGSRDFHFELISEALELKQHETILEVNLDAMVHNFHFYRQKLKPETKMICMVKAFGYGAGSYELAKTLQDRGCDYLAVAVADEGAELRKAGITMPIMVMNPEMNSFRTLFSYSLEPEVYSFKLLNALIKEAELLGITHYPVHIKIDSGMHRLGFTEEDMLHLTEILKGQPSVIARSVFSHFAGSDEARFDGFSQQQIAVFKECAEMVQKATPQPVLRHILNTAGISRFTDEQMDAVRLGIGLYGISPLGEEKGLRNVSALKTTILQIKELDSDQTVGYGRRGTLARRSRIAALPIGYADGLDRHLGNRKGYVIIHGKHAPYVGNICMDVCMVDVTDIDCKEGDKVEIFGDNLPVTEVARWLDTIPYEILTSVSSRVKRIYFRE; from the coding sequence ATGAATTACCCGATTTCTGAAATTGTACGATTAATAAAAGCCGATAATGCCGATTTGTTTCAATATACCATATCGGAATTACTTACCGACAGCCGTTCGCTGACGTTTCCTGAAGAAACTCTTTTTTTTGCTTTGGTGACATCTCGGAACGACGGCCACCGGTATATCGATGACTTGTATCGGAAAGGCGTTCGTAATTTTGTTATCAGTAAAGATATTGAAAATGTCGAGAAGATGCCTGAAGCAAATTTTCTTAGAGTCCACGACACTTTAGAGGCATTGCAGAATCTGGTAGCTGCACATCGAAAGCGTTTCAATATTCCGGTAATCGGTGTTACGGGAAGTAACGGTAAGACAATTGTTAAAGAATGGCTGTATCAGCTATTGCATGAGGATTATAATATGGTACGTTCTCCGAGAAGTTATAATTCGCAAATCGGTGTCCCTCTTTCGGTATGGCAAATAAATGATGCGACAGAATTGGCCGTGATAGAGGCCGGTATTTCCCAGCCGGGAGAAATGATTAATCTCGAAGATATTATACGTCCTACGGTAGGTGTAATTACAAATATCGGAAATGCGCATCAGGAAGGATTTTCTTCTGTAGAAGAAAAATGTATCGAGAAGCTGGTCTTATTTAAAAATGCCGATTCGATAATTTATAACGGAGATTCTCCCGTAATTTTCGATGCGGTAGAAAAATTATGTATGGGTACGCGAGAAATCGCCTGGTCGCACCGTGATAAGAATAGCCCATTGTATATTATTAAGATAATTAAGAACGAGGCCAGTACGACAGTAAAGTATTCTTACCTTCAATATGAAAGTGAATTTACCATTCCGTTTGTCGAAGACGCTTCGGTAGAAAATGCGATACATTGTCTTGCCGTAATGCTATATCTGGGGAAAACTTCGTCGGAGATTGCGGCTCGTATGCTTCTCCTTGAGCCGGTTGCTATGCGTCTTGAAGTGAAAGAAGGCAGAAATAATTGTTTGTTGATAAACGATACGTATAATTCCGATATCAATTCGCTTGAAATAGCTCTCGATTTTCAAATGCGTCGTAGTGGAGCTGCCGGTATGAAGCGAACTTTGATTCTTTCAGATCTTTTACAAACCGGAATGATGCCGTCTACTTTATACCGGAAAGTGTCGCAATTGATTTCACATAAGGGGATTGACCGTCTGATCGGTATCGGTCCTGAAATTTCCTCTTGTGAGCGATTCTTCGGTATGGAGACTGAATTTTATGTATCGACCGATGCTTTCTTACAGTCTGGAGGAGCCGAACGTTTCTCGAATGAACTGGTTTTGATTAAAGGTTCCCGTGATTTCCATTTTGAGTTGATTTCCGAAGCCTTGGAGTTAAAACAGCACGAAACCATACTCGAGGTAAATCTCGATGCAATGGTTCATAATTTCCATTTTTACCGACAAAAGTTGAAGCCGGAGACGAAGATGATTTGCATGGTAAAGGCTTTCGGATACGGTGCCGGTTCGTATGAATTGGCTAAAACATTGCAAGACCGGGGATGCGATTATCTGGCTGTTGCCGTTGCAGACGAAGGTGCCGAATTGAGAAAAGCCGGTATTACTATGCCGATTATGGTAATGAATCCTGAAATGAATAGTTTCCGTACCTTATTTTCTTATTCGCTCGAGCCAGAAGTATATAGCTTTAAGTTACTGAATGCTCTGATAAAAGAAGCCGAGTTATTGGGGATTACACATTATCCGGTACATATAAAGATTGATTCGGGCATGCACCGACTGGGATTTACTGAAGAGGATATGCTCCATTTGACAGAGATTTTGAAAGGGCAGCCATCGGTAATTGCCCGATCGGTATTTTCTCATTTTGCAGGAAGTGATGAAGCTCGATTCGATGGATTCAGTCAACAACAGATTGCTGTTTTTAAGGAGTGTGCCGAAATGGTTCAGAAAGCGACTCCTCAACCTGTGTTAAGGCATATACTGAATACGGCCGGAATTTCTCGGTTTACTGATGAACAGATGGATGCTGTCCGTTTGGGTATCGGCCTGTATGGAATTTCTCCTCTTGGAGAAGAAAAGGGACTTCGTAATGTGAGTGCATTAAAGACGACTATATTGCAGATTAAAGAATTGGATTCCGACCAAACTGTCGGTTACGGTCGTCGGGGAACACTTGCGCGACGGTCTCGTATCGCAGCTTTACCGATTGGTTATGCCGATGGCCTCGATCGTCATTTGGGCAATCGTAAAGGTTATGTTATAATTCATGGGAAACATGCTCCATACGTAGGGAATATTTGTATGGATGTTTGTATGGTAGATGTTACTGATATCGATTGTAAAGAAGGAGATAAAGTAGAAATATTCGGAGATAATCTTCCGGTAACTGAAGTCGCCCGTTGGCTCGATACGATACCGTATGAAATACTTACTTCGGTATCATCCCGAGTAAAACGTATTTATTTCAGGGAATAA
- the rplM gene encoding 50S ribosomal protein L13 — protein sequence MDTLSYKTISANKATVKKEWVVVDATGQVLGRLSAKVAKLLRGKYKPSFTPHVDCGDNVIIINADKVVLTGKKWTDRVYLKYTGYPGGQRAFSPADLQKKGDAKLFEKVVKGMLPKNKLGAALLRNLYVYSGSEHPHEAQQPKSIDINTLK from the coding sequence GTGGATACTTTAAGTTATAAGACCATTTCTGCAAACAAAGCAACTGTAAAAAAAGAATGGGTTGTAGTAGATGCGACCGGTCAGGTGTTGGGACGTTTGTCGGCTAAGGTTGCCAAACTCTTAAGAGGTAAATACAAACCGAGTTTTACCCCTCACGTTGATTGCGGTGATAATGTAATCATTATCAATGCCGATAAAGTAGTGTTGACCGGTAAAAAATGGACCGATCGCGTATATCTGAAATATACCGGATACCCCGGTGGTCAAAGAGCATTTTCTCCTGCCGACCTGCAGAAAAAAGGAGATGCAAAATTATTCGAGAAAGTAGTAAAAGGCATGTTGCCCAAAAACAAACTCGGCGCTGCTTTGTTGCGTAACCTCTATGTATATAGCGGCAGCGAACATCCGCACGAAGCACAACAACCCAAATCAATTGATATAAACACTCTTAAATAA
- a CDS encoding GSCFA domain-containing protein, with product MDFSTVIPLSRSIVPVTYHQQLLLFGSCFTEHIGERLLLSKFNADVNPFGIQYNPLSIERALTIMLDTKVFTPDDLFQDGRLWHSRMHHSLFSHTDKNECLHRINERIIKASDELKTSAWLMVTWGSSYVYRLKSTGEVVSNCHKQPASDFVRERVTPSEIVERWSSLINRLISRNSGLKILFTVSPVRHLKDGMHENQLSKAVLLLAADELCRSYPGVCFYFPSYEIMNDELRDYRFYNEDMIHPSPVAVSYIWERFTDVFFNEETRAVYDEWSKLSRSLRHRPLTPDKIAYKDFVMQNLLKLERFSEKYPYFALSNEIHLIEDLLKTL from the coding sequence ATGGATTTCAGTACTGTAATACCTCTTTCCCGGTCGATTGTACCGGTGACTTACCATCAACAGCTTTTGTTGTTCGGATCTTGCTTTACCGAACATATCGGAGAGCGCCTTTTGTTATCGAAATTCAATGCCGACGTAAACCCTTTCGGAATACAGTATAATCCGCTGTCGATTGAACGAGCCTTGACGATAATGCTTGATACGAAGGTATTTACACCCGATGATCTTTTTCAGGACGGACGGTTGTGGCATAGCAGAATGCATCATTCTTTGTTTTCGCATACCGACAAGAATGAATGTCTGCATCGTATTAATGAACGTATTATAAAAGCTTCGGACGAATTGAAAACATCTGCCTGGCTGATGGTAACATGGGGGTCGTCCTATGTTTACCGGTTAAAGTCGACTGGGGAGGTAGTTTCTAATTGTCACAAGCAGCCGGCTTCAGATTTTGTTCGCGAACGGGTAACTCCTTCTGAAATTGTAGAACGCTGGTCTTCTTTAATAAATCGGTTAATATCCCGGAACTCCGGATTGAAAATATTATTTACGGTGAGTCCGGTGAGGCATTTGAAAGACGGTATGCATGAAAATCAGTTGAGTAAAGCAGTATTGTTGCTTGCTGCCGATGAGTTGTGCCGCTCTTATCCCGGGGTCTGTTTTTATTTTCCTTCATATGAAATTATGAATGACGAGTTACGGGATTATCGGTTTTACAACGAAGATATGATACATCCTTCTCCGGTAGCGGTTTCTTATATTTGGGAACGCTTCACGGATGTGTTTTTCAATGAAGAAACCCGTGCCGTTTACGACGAATGGTCGAAGTTAAGTCGATCGTTAAGGCATCGCCCTTTAACGCCGGATAAAATTGCATACAAAGATTTCGTAATGCAAAACTTGCTTAAACTGGAACGATTTAGCGAAAAATACCCTTACTTTGCCCTCTCGAATGAAATTCACTTAATAGAGGATTTATTGAAAACATTGTAG
- the rpsI gene encoding 30S ribosomal protein S9, whose protein sequence is MEVVNAIGRRKAAVARVFVKEGTGVITINKRDISGYFPSSILQFIVKQPLSVLGVTEKYDIKVNLDGGGFKGQAEALRLAIARALVKINPEDKPALKAEGFMTRDPRSVERKKPGQPKARKRFQFSKR, encoded by the coding sequence ATGGAAGTAGTTAATGCAATAGGAAGACGAAAAGCTGCGGTAGCTCGTGTATTCGTAAAAGAAGGAACCGGCGTAATCACTATCAACAAAAGAGATATTTCGGGTTATTTTCCTTCGAGCATCCTTCAATTTATCGTTAAACAACCGTTATCGGTTCTCGGTGTAACCGAAAAATACGATATTAAAGTAAATCTCGATGGCGGCGGTTTCAAAGGACAAGCCGAAGCTTTGCGCTTGGCTATCGCCCGTGCACTGGTTAAAATAAATCCCGAAGATAAACCGGCATTGAAAGCCGAAGGATTTATGACTCGTGACCCGCGTAGCGTCGAACGTAAAAAACCGGGACAACCCAAAGCGAGAAAAAGATTCCAGTTCAGCAAACGTTAA
- a CDS encoding MerR family transcriptional regulator has product MEKNEQNSGKLYYTIGEVAEMLKVSKPLLRFWEKEFDIITPRKSAKGTRYYSTEDIETIRLIYYLTKEKGLTLSGAKKKLKENRDGAIRNHEIIDRLTNIKEEIIAMRDELEPEDFTENSL; this is encoded by the coding sequence ATGGAAAAAAACGAACAAAATTCGGGTAAACTCTATTACACCATCGGAGAAGTAGCCGAGATGCTCAAGGTAAGCAAGCCCCTACTGCGGTTTTGGGAAAAGGAATTCGACATTATAACACCCCGAAAATCGGCTAAAGGAACAAGATATTACAGTACTGAAGATATTGAAACCATACGCCTCATTTATTATCTTACCAAAGAAAAAGGACTTACATTATCCGGGGCAAAGAAAAAATTGAAAGAAAACCGGGACGGAGCTATTCGTAACCATGAAATTATAGATCGTCTTACGAATATTAAAGAGGAAATCATCGCCATGAGAGATGAGCTGGAACCAGAAGATTTCACTGAAAATTCTCTTTAA
- a CDS encoding NigD1/NigD2 family lipoprotein has product MERIKFLLSLLCVGTLCLTMISCDNDDDKYYVNSWIGFATVNAPGTTGEFPVGQGGFGLTFDDGTKMWPRMIDTRLAQVRTFDKQRMIVDFTYLNDTKEGYDHTICVNNLRTILTKNIATVNNSTTDAHLLANDKIRIVNAWVGDNYINIVFDYSASPGSTHYINLIDDQRTPVTNPDNGVYSLTFVHDANNDTGTYKARGYVSFPIPENIGQFTKIKIFAKGESTDQEFIIEYKNTSPTDESILKLIDNTNEIL; this is encoded by the coding sequence ATGGAACGAATAAAATTTTTGTTATCCCTCCTATGCGTAGGAACACTTTGTTTAACGATGATCTCCTGCGACAATGATGACGACAAGTATTACGTTAATTCTTGGATCGGATTCGCAACGGTAAATGCACCCGGAACCACCGGAGAATTTCCGGTAGGTCAGGGAGGTTTCGGGCTCACCTTCGATGACGGCACGAAAATGTGGCCCAGAATGATCGACACCCGGCTTGCCCAAGTACGCACATTCGATAAACAACGGATGATTGTAGATTTTACTTATCTGAACGACACAAAAGAAGGATATGACCATACGATATGCGTTAATAACCTGCGTACGATACTAACCAAAAACATCGCCACTGTCAATAATTCTACCACCGACGCCCACCTTTTAGCCAATGATAAAATACGCATTGTGAATGCCTGGGTAGGAGATAATTATATCAATATTGTTTTCGACTATTCTGCCAGCCCCGGATCTACACACTACATAAACCTTATCGACGATCAACGTACACCGGTAACAAATCCCGATAACGGCGTATATTCCCTCACTTTTGTTCACGACGCCAACAACGATACAGGAACTTATAAAGCACGTGGATATGTCTCTTTTCCCATTCCCGAAAATATCGGCCAGTTTACTAAAATAAAGATTTTCGCAAAAGGGGAAAGCACCGATCAGGAATTCATCATAGAATATAAAAACACTTCGCCGACCGACGAGTCGATATTAAAACTCATCGATAACACCAACGAAATATTATAA
- a CDS encoding M23 family metallopeptidase produces MRKKIFYVYNPHTLSYERVFPSLRKRIFTALRHLILGFTLGILFFFVFYYFVDPPRERLLKQENDKIEAQYKILSKRLDQLLKVMADIQQRDDNLYRVILQADPIDASVRNAGIGNMTRYTELMKLNDADLVVSTTRKLDQLARQVYVQSNSLDELVKLGQTQEDRLKCIPAIQPVSNKDLKRTASGYGLRIDPIYKTRKFHEGMDFAAETGTPVYATGNGKVAEAGWKQGYGNSVLINHGYGYQTRYAHMSKILVRPGQEIKRGEEIGLVGSTGKSTGPHLHYEVIYKGKHDNPINYYFFDLSPEDYDRMVQIASNQGMVMD; encoded by the coding sequence ATGAGAAAAAAGATTTTTTACGTTTATAATCCCCATACTTTATCTTACGAACGGGTATTTCCATCGCTGAGGAAACGCATATTCACAGCATTACGCCATTTGATCCTCGGATTTACCCTGGGAATTCTCTTTTTTTTCGTTTTTTATTATTTTGTCGATCCTCCCCGTGAACGTTTACTAAAGCAGGAAAACGATAAAATCGAAGCCCAATATAAAATACTTTCCAAACGACTCGACCAGCTACTAAAAGTTATGGCCGATATACAACAACGAGACGACAACTTATACCGTGTAATTTTACAAGCAGACCCAATCGACGCATCGGTAAGAAATGCAGGAATCGGCAATATGACCCGTTATACCGAACTGATGAAACTAAACGATGCCGATTTGGTTGTTTCTACTACTCGTAAACTCGATCAACTCGCCCGTCAAGTATATGTACAGAGTAATTCACTCGACGAATTAGTAAAACTGGGACAAACCCAGGAAGATCGGTTAAAATGTATCCCAGCTATACAACCGGTCTCCAACAAAGACCTGAAACGAACCGCCTCCGGTTACGGACTCCGGATTGATCCCATTTACAAAACCCGTAAATTTCACGAAGGTATGGACTTTGCCGCCGAAACCGGAACACCTGTTTATGCGACCGGTAACGGAAAGGTGGCTGAAGCCGGATGGAAACAGGGATATGGCAACTCTGTACTTATTAACCACGGATACGGTTACCAAACTCGCTACGCCCACATGAGTAAAATATTGGTTCGACCCGGACAAGAGATCAAACGGGGCGAAGAAATCGGGTTAGTAGGAAGTACCGGTAAATCTACGGGGCCTCACCTTCATTATGAAGTAATTTACAAAGGGAAACACGATAATCCGATCAATTATTATTTCTTCGATTTAAGTCCTGAAGATTATGACCGAATGGTACAAATCGCATCTAATCAGGGAATGGTAATGGATTAA